From a single Bacteroidota bacterium genomic region:
- a CDS encoding oligosaccharide flippase family protein — translation MIKDLKSTIKNSFIYGLGNLSTKLVGFILLPLYTSHLSVSDYGILGILEVTTQVLIAVFGLTLYQAFFRWYWDKRYEHTQKEMFFTVLVFLAIVAAGMDVLLCPFSGTFSNLLFDLPNYSFLLKMMIFSASLEIVFQAPSTLIRLQEKPVLFTMANILKLTTSLSLTVFFIVKMNKKLEGIYEAQIIGQMVYFLFLLKYIKKNARPVFEWNMLKDMLIFSFPLALSAFSAVALNISDRYILKFLGGLKDVGLYSLGFKMANTISILVVSSVNLAVSPLIYKKIDQPDNKRFYSKILTYYTFGLMFFVLGMSFFGKEVIKVIAKNPEYWNSYKVIPVISLSILFSMMRDTSMTGLIITKKTKIMSMITIGVAILNIVLDVLFIPYLQSMGAAMGVCISQFVFFMCIYNFSQKYYNIPYEKGKMIKMISLALALYGCVCLIDGFSLLVRLSVKSLLIILYPIILYFWNFFEPIEIESLKKIWEKIKTGQIAKIHLNI, via the coding sequence TTTATCTACGGATTGGGCAATTTGTCTACCAAACTTGTCGGTTTTATATTACTGCCATTATATACCAGCCATTTAAGCGTATCCGATTATGGAATTCTCGGAATCCTGGAGGTTACCACGCAGGTGCTGATTGCCGTTTTCGGCCTTACCCTGTATCAGGCATTTTTCAGGTGGTATTGGGATAAGCGTTACGAGCATACCCAGAAAGAAATGTTTTTTACCGTGCTTGTCTTTCTAGCAATTGTAGCCGCCGGAATGGATGTCCTGCTTTGCCCGTTTTCAGGGACCTTTTCGAACCTGTTGTTCGACCTGCCCAATTATTCGTTCCTGCTGAAGATGATGATTTTTTCTGCCAGCCTGGAGATTGTCTTTCAGGCCCCTTCAACATTGATCCGCCTGCAGGAAAAACCTGTTTTGTTTACGATGGCCAATATCCTGAAACTGACCACCAGCCTCAGCCTGACCGTCTTCTTCATTGTCAAAATGAACAAAAAACTGGAAGGTATTTACGAAGCACAGATCATCGGACAGATGGTGTACTTCCTGTTTTTGCTGAAGTATATAAAGAAAAATGCCCGGCCTGTTTTTGAATGGAATATGCTTAAGGATATGCTGATTTTCTCTTTTCCTTTGGCTCTTTCAGCCTTTTCGGCGGTTGCGCTGAATATCAGCGACCGTTATATTTTGAAGTTCCTGGGCGGGTTGAAGGATGTCGGACTTTACTCACTGGGATTTAAAATGGCCAATACCATTTCCATCCTCGTTGTTTCTTCGGTGAACCTTGCCGTTTCACCGCTCATCTATAAAAAGATTGACCAGCCTGACAACAAGCGGTTTTATTCCAAGATATTGACCTATTATACTTTCGGGCTGATGTTCTTTGTTTTGGGCATGTCGTTTTTCGGAAAGGAAGTAATCAAGGTGATCGCAAAAAATCCGGAGTACTGGAATTCCTACAAGGTAATACCGGTGATTTCCCTTTCCATCCTTTTTTCCATGATGAGGGATACCTCCATGACCGGCCTGATCATTACCAAAAAGACAAAAATCATGTCGATGATTACCATCGGGGTGGCCATTTTGAATATCGTCCTTGATGTATTGTTTATTCCTTACCTGCAATCGATGGGTGCTGCCATGGGCGTGTGCATTTCTCAGTTTGTCTTCTTCATGTGCATCTATAATTTCTCACAGAAATATTATAACATTCCATACGAAAAGGGAAAGATGATCAAGATGATTTCTCTGGCCCTTGCCCTATATGGCTGTGTATGCCTGATAGACGGCTTCAGCCTGCTTGTCCGGCTGTCGGTTAAGAGCCTGCTGATTATTTTGTATCCCATAATTCTGTATTTTTGGAATTTCTTTGAGCCCATAGAGATAGAATCGTTGAAGAAAATCTGGGAGAAGATAAAAACCGGCCAGATTGCAAAGATTCACCTGAATATTTAA
- a CDS encoding glycosyltransferase family 4 protein, whose protein sequence is MKVLLVNKSDSVGGAAIACIRLLHALVKNDVEAKALVQEKKGDDPNITCTTHSDWKRLLNFWRFVCERLKFLPYEKSREIRFLFSPANTGENIKNHALASEADIIHFHWINQGYLSLKSISRILSLKKPVVWTMHDMWTFTGGCHHAGSCTAYKTMCSNCPFLKHPREYDLSTRLWLKKYNIWGKGDITFVACSQWLAGCAKSSGLLRNCRVEAIPNPIETDIFKPLDKSKLKLNVQLKEGQFIILFGAVKVSSYFKGFTFFRDALNLLKQNHPEIIEKIVIGVFGMVSEELLDSLPFKSINFSVVSDKKQMAEIYSLSDVYVTSSLQENLPNTIMESFSCGTPAVAFNVGGIPEMIDHMENGYLAEYMSADDLARGIYWTLFEADRKKLSENARKKAVENYSEAVVAKRYTALYEDILKKH, encoded by the coding sequence ATGAAGGTTCTTTTGGTTAATAAATCAGATTCTGTTGGAGGTGCGGCAATAGCCTGCATCCGTTTGCTGCATGCACTAGTTAAAAATGATGTTGAAGCAAAAGCCCTGGTGCAGGAGAAAAAGGGCGACGACCCCAATATTACCTGTACTACCCATTCTGACTGGAAAAGGTTATTGAATTTCTGGCGTTTTGTTTGCGAGCGCCTGAAGTTCCTTCCCTATGAGAAATCCAGGGAGATTCGCTTCCTGTTCTCTCCCGCAAATACAGGAGAAAATATAAAAAACCATGCTTTGGCCAGTGAGGCTGATATTATTCACTTTCATTGGATCAACCAGGGATATTTATCTTTAAAAAGCATATCGAGAATACTCAGCCTGAAGAAGCCCGTAGTTTGGACTATGCATGATATGTGGACATTTACCGGGGGCTGCCATCATGCCGGAAGCTGTACAGCATATAAAACCATGTGTTCTAATTGCCCATTCCTGAAACATCCCCGCGAATATGATCTTTCCACAAGGTTATGGTTGAAAAAATACAATATATGGGGCAAAGGAGATATCACCTTTGTTGCATGCAGCCAGTGGCTGGCCGGCTGTGCCAAAAGCAGCGGACTGCTTCGAAATTGCAGGGTGGAAGCTATACCTAATCCCATTGAAACAGATATTTTCAAACCTCTTGACAAATCCAAACTCAAGCTGAATGTGCAGTTGAAGGAAGGACAGTTCATCATTCTCTTTGGGGCCGTTAAAGTAAGCAGTTATTTTAAAGGTTTCACTTTTTTCCGCGATGCTTTAAACCTGTTGAAACAGAATCATCCGGAGATCATTGAAAAGATTGTGATCGGCGTTTTCGGAATGGTATCCGAAGAATTGCTCGACAGCCTGCCTTTTAAAAGCATAAATTTTTCCGTGGTCAGTGATAAAAAGCAGATGGCAGAAATTTATTCGCTGTCCGATGTGTATGTCACCTCATCGCTTCAGGAGAATTTGCCCAATACCATCATGGAGTCCTTCTCGTGCGGTACCCCGGCAGTTGCATTCAACGTGGGTGGGATCCCCGAGATGATCGACCACATGGAGAATGGCTATCTGGCTGAATATATGTCGGCTGATGATCTGGCACGCGGCATTTACTGGACTTTATTCGAAGCCGA